A genomic window from Candidatus Liberibacter americanus str. Sao Paulo includes:
- a CDS encoding Bax inhibitor-1/YccA family protein gives MSNLHDYQDKIVNSRGKVDSSIDEGLRSYMIGVYNLMSFGIFITAIVSFLTNNFATTLDPYYASATTMNGIMLTSFGSLIYFSPLKYVIIFAPLVLLFFMQYRVQYLSLYALRMIFFTFSALFGLSLSSIFLVYTNQSIVQTLFITAAAFGSLSLYGYSTKKDLGPMATFCVMGLFGVILASIVNLFIGSNVLDMSISLISIIIFSGLTAYDTQKIKETYSDRYCADTLGRSSIFGALELYIDFISIFTHLLRLTGSRKD, from the coding sequence ATGTCTAATCTTCATGATTATCAAGATAAGATTGTCAATTCAAGAGGTAAGGTTGATTCTTCAATTGATGAGGGATTACGCTCTTATATGATAGGTGTTTATAACCTTATGTCGTTTGGTATTTTTATTACTGCGATCGTATCTTTTTTAACTAATAATTTTGCTACTACTTTAGATCCTTATTATGCTTCTGCTACTACTATGAATGGCATCATGTTAACAAGTTTTGGTTCTTTGATATATTTTAGTCCATTAAAATATGTGATTATATTTGCTCCTTTAGTTCTGTTGTTTTTTATGCAGTACCGTGTTCAGTATTTGAGTTTATATGCATTAAGAATGATCTTTTTTACATTTTCCGCTTTATTCGGCTTGTCTCTTTCATCTATTTTTTTGGTTTATACTAATCAAAGCATAGTTCAGACTTTATTTATAACCGCAGCTGCATTCGGTTCGCTTTCACTTTATGGCTATTCCACAAAGAAAGATTTGGGTCCAATGGCGACTTTCTGTGTTATGGGTTTGTTTGGTGTTATTTTGGCATCTATTGTTAATTTATTTATTGGATCTAACGTTCTAGATATGTCAATATCCTTAATAAGTATAATTATTTTTTCTGGTTTAACAGCTTATGATACTCAAAAAATAAAAGAAACATACTCAGATAGGTATTGTGCGGATACGCTAGGTCGTAGTTCTATTTTCGGAGCTTTAGAACTATACATTGATTTTATTAGTATTTTTACTCATTTGCTTAGACTTACTGGAAGCAGAAAAGACTAA
- the pyrF gene encoding orotidine-5'-phosphate decarboxylase, translating into MTTSLEISDLNKGRLIVGLDLPTIDEAERIVSILGDTVSFYKIGYHLSFVGGLELARDLVADGKQIFLDMKLFDIETTIIAAVENIAKMGISMLTLHAYPQAMRVAVSAARGTGIRLLAVTVLTSMDDLDLKESGYEKSVSAMVEMRATQARDIGMGGLICSPREASMVRKIVGDHMSIVTPGIRMMDSNIDNQKRFMSPEDALRCGATHIVVARPIVKSSDPLLAARQFLRAISLSNNS; encoded by the coding sequence ATGACAACTTCATTAGAAATTAGTGACCTTAATAAAGGTCGTCTTATAGTTGGCCTTGATCTTCCAACAATAGATGAGGCTGAAAGAATTGTGTCTATTTTAGGAGATACAGTTTCTTTCTATAAAATAGGATATCATCTATCTTTTGTAGGCGGATTGGAGTTGGCTCGTGACTTAGTGGCAGATGGTAAGCAGATTTTTCTAGATATGAAGTTATTTGATATAGAAACTACTATAATAGCTGCTGTTGAAAACATAGCGAAAATGGGAATTTCTATGTTGACATTGCACGCTTATCCTCAAGCTATGCGTGTTGCTGTATCTGCAGCTCGTGGAACAGGTATTCGTTTGCTTGCCGTAACCGTGTTGACCTCAATGGATGATTTAGATCTTAAAGAATCAGGTTATGAAAAAAGTGTATCTGCGATGGTTGAAATGCGAGCAACCCAGGCGCGTGACATAGGGATGGGAGGATTGATTTGCTCTCCTAGAGAAGCATCTATGGTTAGAAAAATAGTAGGAGATCATATGTCTATTGTTACTCCTGGTATAAGGATGATGGATAGCAATATAGATAATCAAAAGAGATTTATGTCTCCAGAAGATGCATTAAGGTGTGGCGCTACTCATATAGTTGTTGCCCGTCCGATTGTTAAATCTTCAGATCCGTTATTGGCAGCACGTCAATTCCTTCGTGCCATTTCTTTATCTAATAATTCGTAA
- the dnaN gene encoding DNA polymerase III subunit beta: MKVIVDRSDILDPLNHACRIIERRNAAPVSFHILLRSDVDSLKIKASGLEIEIDVSIKAVVESSGSFTVSAQLLHDIVRKLPDGSEICFSDSFDNNKQSVIKISAGNSKFYLQSFAESEFPISKEEDYKYSFDIKSSVLSSLIERTNFAMANEETRYYLNGIFFEVNKKDLKLCAVATDGHRLAISKVDISGDILKMPSIIVPRKAVSEIQKILSTKDLDVKVRISEARICLHFGSICMNARLIDGKFPNYHEVIPRDNDNKLRVNCNDLRRAVDLVSTVSSVRSRAMKFELSNNGKLSMTVDNPDMGSAIEYLSVHYTDSPMNIGFNYKYLLEIIDNISSDEMIFFLKDGISSALIKGIGDKNSLYVLMPMRI, from the coding sequence ATGAAGGTTATTGTTGATCGCTCTGACATATTGGACCCTTTGAATCACGCTTGCAGAATTATTGAACGTAGAAATGCTGCTCCTGTATCTTTTCATATATTATTACGTTCTGATGTTGATTCGCTTAAAATAAAAGCAAGTGGTCTTGAAATAGAAATTGATGTCTCTATTAAGGCTGTTGTTGAATCTTCAGGTTCATTTACAGTTTCTGCACAGTTACTTCATGATATAGTGAGGAAATTGCCTGATGGTTCAGAAATTTGTTTTTCTGATAGTTTTGATAATAACAAACAATCAGTAATAAAAATTTCTGCAGGAAATTCAAAGTTTTATCTTCAGTCATTTGCAGAATCTGAATTTCCTATTTCAAAAGAAGAAGATTATAAATATTCTTTTGATATTAAATCATCTGTTTTGAGTTCTCTTATAGAACGTACTAATTTCGCTATGGCGAATGAAGAAACGAGATATTATTTAAATGGTATTTTTTTTGAAGTTAATAAAAAAGATTTAAAATTATGTGCTGTCGCAACAGATGGGCATCGTCTAGCTATATCTAAGGTTGATATTTCGGGTGATATTTTGAAAATGCCTAGTATTATTGTGCCTCGCAAGGCTGTTAGCGAGATTCAAAAAATTCTTTCTACAAAGGATTTAGATGTCAAAGTTAGAATTTCCGAAGCGAGAATTTGTCTACACTTTGGTTCTATTTGCATGAATGCAAGGTTAATAGATGGCAAATTTCCCAATTATCACGAGGTTATTCCCAGAGATAACGATAATAAATTAAGGGTTAATTGTAATGATTTAAGGCGAGCTGTTGATCTTGTATCGACTGTCTCATCTGTGCGTAGCCGAGCTATGAAATTTGAGTTATCTAATAATGGAAAACTGAGTATGACGGTTGATAATCCTGATATGGGTAGCGCTATAGAATATTTGTCTGTTCATTATACTGATTCACCTATGAATATTGGTTTTAATTATAAGTACTTATTGGAAATAATTGATAATATTTCAAGCGATGAGATGATTTTTTTTCTAAAGGATGGTATTTCATCTGCTTTAATTAAAGGTATAGGAGATAAAAACTCATTGTATGTTTTGATGCCTATGAGGATATGA
- the pncB gene encoding nicotinate phosphoribosyltransferase: protein MEANNIFKNKEEPIITSLLDTDFYKLLMLQFIWKFYPNTEVTFSLFNRRKELHLSDKIDEFELRSQLDHARSLKITDKEKKWLTNSIFYGKKQLFKPEFLSWLSNYKLPEYDFSIVNGEYIINFHGLWKDVTLWEISSLIIINELYSRKILRPLNPFVTDLLYANAKIKLWSKIVKLRNLKELKIADFGTRRRHALHWQTWCIKALHEGIKDSFIGTSNVLLAMKYNIDAVGTSAHELPMVAAAITNNDTDTRNAPYEIMQKWNKIYDDNLLIALPDSFGTDFFLENAPSWIAKWKGFRHDSASPIEGGEKIIAWWKKMNCDPKQKTLIFSDNLDFDSIIKINKHFKNRVQMIFGWGTNLTNDFHGCMPYDDLQIEQLQTVCKVIKANNKSAVKLSDDPIKKTGDENEIKRYLKIFKKQG from the coding sequence ATGGAAGCAAATAATATTTTTAAAAATAAAGAAGAACCCATAATAACCAGCTTATTAGATACTGATTTTTATAAACTACTAATGTTACAATTCATTTGGAAATTTTATCCAAATACTGAGGTAACTTTTTCACTATTTAATCGCAGAAAAGAATTACACTTATCAGATAAAATAGATGAATTTGAATTAAGATCTCAACTTGATCATGCCCGTTCTTTAAAAATAACAGATAAGGAAAAGAAATGGCTTACAAACAGTATTTTTTATGGGAAAAAACAACTTTTTAAACCTGAATTCTTATCATGGCTCTCTAATTATAAACTACCAGAGTACGATTTTTCAATTGTAAATGGGGAATATATAATTAATTTTCATGGATTATGGAAAGATGTTACTTTATGGGAAATATCATCTTTGATTATAATAAATGAATTATACTCTCGTAAGATACTAAGACCACTTAATCCATTTGTCACAGATCTACTATATGCTAATGCAAAAATAAAACTTTGGTCTAAAATAGTAAAATTAAGAAATCTAAAAGAATTAAAAATAGCAGATTTTGGAACAAGACGTAGACATGCACTACATTGGCAAACATGGTGTATAAAAGCTCTACATGAAGGTATAAAAGATTCATTTATTGGGACATCCAATGTTCTATTAGCTATGAAATATAATATCGACGCTGTTGGCACTAGCGCTCATGAACTGCCAATGGTAGCTGCAGCCATAACAAATAACGATACAGATACTCGCAACGCACCATATGAAATAATGCAAAAATGGAATAAGATTTACGATGATAACTTGCTAATAGCTCTACCTGATTCATTTGGCACAGATTTTTTCTTGGAAAATGCTCCTTCATGGATAGCAAAATGGAAGGGATTTCGCCATGATAGTGCATCACCCATTGAAGGAGGAGAAAAAATAATAGCTTGGTGGAAAAAAATGAATTGTGATCCTAAACAAAAAACATTGATTTTTTCTGATAATCTTGACTTTGATTCAATCATAAAAATTAATAAACATTTCAAAAATCGAGTGCAAATGATTTTTGGATGGGGAACAAATTTAACAAATGATTTTCATGGATGCATGCCTTATGATGATTTACAAATAGAACAGTTGCAAACTGTGTGCAAAGTTATCAAAGCTAATAACAAATCAGCAGTAAAACTATCAGATGACCCAATAAAAAAAACAGGAGATGAAAATGAAATAAAACGCTACTTAAAAATATTCAAAAAACAAGGCTAA